From Vitis vinifera cultivar Pinot Noir 40024 chromosome 14, ASM3070453v1, a single genomic window includes:
- the LOC104881467 gene encoding ankyrin repeat-containing protein ITN1: MDSDFPCQNMDTDLYIAAKTGDTDYLQKPHGPQSIRCQATSQKRNALHIAANFKRIGFAKALVEKFPELLTSADFKGDTPLHIASRTGCSDIVVCFLKSKKAEQALEMKNERADTALHVAVRNGHLEVVKPLVQENSMLLDLVNNHKESPLYLAVERGFFKIANFLLEEKSSVCSCEGTKGMTALHAAVIRTHKGPELGKPIPELSVNGLGLHLRGVWFPGTQSNVGQEVPELSLEKLRRVVTNFFFRVRGHFKGKQLNDEIDIMEVLFEMKKDVIKKADEFGWTPLHYAAHLGHLEATEKLLKYDKSVAGLLDVEHSCALHIAAKEGHTNVMEQIITCLPDVYDLIDNKGRTILHVAAQYGNARVVKYILKKPNLESIINEPDKEGNTPLHLAAIYGHYGVVIMLAADDRVDKRAMNNEYLKTIDIVQSNMDIGEIIKYWIMRKLEHAGGRQSLHRLVIREKAYMQNGDNEGYQENANMWTDNNGHQKTSDGIYRSASETSTQSSDGASRTASNMSILLDRNREIMKEKQLRSHRLKDISNTHLLVATLIATVTFAAGFTLPGGYNDEGPDKGKAVLSTKIAFKAFLLSDGIAFYCSTAAVFLHFFASLERSYHLLLRFIKFSAILTYVSILGMVIAFTSGIYLVLPSSSELSTSAFVLGCLFLTFYIFGVL, encoded by the exons ATGGATTCTGATTTCCCTTGTCAAAACATGGATACTGATCTTTACATAGCTGCTAAGACTGGGGATACGGACTACTTGCAGAAGCCACATGGCCCCCAGAGTATTCGCTGCCAAGCCACATCCCAGAAACGCAATGCTCTTCACATTGCTGCTAATTTCAAGCGCATAGGCTTTGCTAAAGCTCTTGTTGAGAAGTTTCCAGAGCTTCTGACTAGTGCTGACTTCAAAGGCGACACTCCGCTGCATATCGCCTCGAGAACTGGCTGTAGTGACATTGTTGTGTGCTTTCTTAAAAGTAAAAAGGCCGAGCAAGCACTGGAAATGAAGAATGAGAGGGCTGATACGGCACTGCATGTGGCTGTGAGGAATGGTCATCTTGAGGTGGTGAAACCGTTGGTTCAAGAAAATTCTATGTTGTTGGACCTGGTTAATAATCATAAAGAGTCCCCCTTGTATTTGGCTGTGGAAAGGGGGTTTTTCAAGATTGCTAACTTTCTGTTGGAAGAAAAAAGTTCTGTTTGTTCCTGTGAGGGCACGAAAGGGATGACCGCTTTACATGCAGCTGTGATTCGTACCCATAAAG GTCCTGAGCTGGGTAAACCCATACCCGAGCTGTCTGTAAATGGACTTGGACTGCATCTACGAGGAGTATGGTTTCCAGGAACACAATCCAATGTTG GCCAAGAAGTTCCAGAATTATCTCTAGAAAAACTTCGCCGTGTGGTTACTAACTTTTTCTTTAGGGTACGAGGACACTTCAAAGGAAAACAATTGAATGATGAAATTG ATATTATGGAAGTactatttgaaatgaagaaggaTGTGATAAAAAAGGCAGATGAATTTGGGTGGACCCCTCTTCACTATGCTGCCCACTTGGGTCACCTCGAAGCAACTGAGAAGTTACTGAAGTATGACAAATCTGTTGCTGGCTTATTGGATGTAGAACACAGTTGTGCTCTCCACATTGCAGCCAAAGAGGGCCACACTAATGTAATGGAACAGATTATCACATGTCTTCCAGATGTTTATGATTTGATTGACAACAAAGGGCGCACAATTCTTCATGTTGCAGCTCAATATGGAAACGCTAGAGTCGTTAAGTATATCCTGAAGAAGCCAAACTTGGAAAGTATCATAAATGAGCCAGATAAGGAAGGTAACACACCACTTCATCTAGCTGCCATTTATGGACATTACGGGGTTGTGATTATGTTGGCTGCAGACGATAGAGTGGACAAAAGGGCAATGAACAACGAGTATTTGAAGACTATTGACATTGTCCAGTCAAATATGGATATTGGAGAAATAATCAAG TATTGGATCATGAGGAAGTTGGAGCATGCTGGTGGTCGACAAAGTTTACACCGGTTGGTCATTAGAGAAAAGGCATATATGCAAAATGGTGACAATGAAGGATACCAGGAAAATGCAAATATGTGGACTGATAACAATGGACATCAAAAGACCAGTGATGGCATATATCGTAGTGCTAGCGAGACCAGTACTCAGAGCAGTGATGGCGCGTCTCGTACTGCTAGCAATATGAGTATACTTCTTGATAGGAACAGAGAAATCATGAAAGAAAAGCAACTTCGATCTCATCGTCTCAAGGACATTTCCAACACCCATTTATTGGTCGCGACGCTCATAGCAACTGTCACTTTTGCAGCAGGCTTTACTCTACCTGGTGGGTACAATGATGAAGGCCCCGACAAAGGTAAAGCAGTTCTCTCAACAAAGATAGCCTTCAAGGCCTTCTTGTTGTCAGATGGTATAGCTTTCTATTGCTCAACTGCAGCAGTGTTTCTCCACTTTTTTGCTTCACTGGAACGAAGCTATCATCTGCTTCTAcgtttcataaaattttcagCCATACTCACATACGTTTCCATCCTAGGAATGGTGATAGCATTTACTTCTGGCATTTATTTGGTGCTACCCAGTTCCTCAGAGCTTTCAACCTCTGCATTTGTGCTTGGGTGTCTGTTCCTGACCTTTTACATCTTTGGGGTTCTGTAG